AGTTACTTCATTGGTTGGAAAATGATCTCTTAGTGAGGTTTCATAACAGAATTATTGATATAGATATTGAAGTTATGCTTCAATGGGGTGTGACTAATACGCAACTTAAAAAACTAGGAAAACCTTTGCCAATTATGGATTCTATAATCGGCTCAATAGCTCAAGCAAAGAATCTGATTTTACTTACAAGAAACGAGAATGATTTTAAAAATCTCGACATTAAAATAATAAATCCATTCAATTAATTTCTAACTATTGTTTTAATAAAATAATCATTTGGATTTTTGGGACTAGCGTAAAAATGAAGATGCAAATTAGTCCATTTTAGCCCAAAATATTGGGTTTTGGGGCGAAACACTTGTCAAAAGATTTGCATTCCATTATACACTTCATACCTGTTCAATCGCCCTTCCCAAGGTGTTAAAACTATCTCACCATCTCTCATTACTGCTTTAACTTATTTTATTTTTACAGCAGTACCTTCAATTAAAAATTGAATAGATGAGTGTGTGCTACCCTTTACATCTCGCTTACTTACAATACCCATAGTGGCAACAGAAGACATCATATCAAAATTAGTATTTGTAGTACCACTAACCATAACAATAGGTGTTGTTTTTACATTTATAATAGCATTAGCACCTAACTCTTTAGCAACAAGTGCTAATTCAATTTCTGCTTCAACTATATGTGTTTTAATACTTCGAATGCACTCTATTGGTTCAAAATTCATACCTATATTTTCAATATTATAAAATTTTATCTCTTTTTTTAATGTGTTGACTTCATTTAATGTTGAAT
Above is a window of Hydrogenimonas thermophila DNA encoding:
- a CDS encoding type II toxin-antitoxin system VapC family toxin, whose translation is MNYLLDTNIISELISKNPNKKVIDFILSLNEEKLYLSVITIGEIKSGIEKLDDGRKKEKLLHWLENDLLVRFHNRIIDIDIEVMLQWGVTNTQLKKLGKPLPIMDSIIGSIAQAKNLILLTRNENDFKNLDIKIINPFN